The Antarcticibacterium sp. 1MA-6-2 genome has a window encoding:
- the ruvC gene encoding crossover junction endodeoxyribonuclease RuvC, which yields MKTERIILGIDPGTTIMGFGLIKVENKTMTFLQLNELQLSKYTDPYVKLKCIFERTIELIETYNPDEIAIEAPFFGKNVQSMLKLGRAQGVAMAAGLSRQIPITEYLPKKIKMAITGNGNASKEQVAKMLQSLLKLKELPKNLDSTDGLAAAVCHFYNSGKVEIGKSYTGWDAFVKQNQDKVR from the coding sequence TTGAAGACCGAAAGAATTATTTTAGGAATAGATCCGGGAACAACGATAATGGGTTTTGGACTTATAAAAGTCGAGAATAAAACCATGACTTTTCTTCAGCTGAATGAGTTGCAGTTGAGTAAGTATACAGATCCTTATGTGAAACTGAAATGTATTTTTGAGCGTACCATTGAACTTATTGAAACCTATAATCCTGATGAAATTGCAATTGAAGCACCTTTCTTCGGAAAGAATGTGCAATCAATGCTAAAGTTGGGAAGGGCACAGGGAGTAGCAATGGCAGCAGGATTGTCACGTCAAATTCCCATAACCGAATACCTTCCGAAGAAAATTAAAATGGCCATTACAGGAAATGGAAATGCCAGTAAAGAACAGGTAGCAAAAATGCTCCAGAGTCTGCTAAAACTGAAAGAACTTCCTAAAAATCTCGACTCTACAGACGGACTTGCTGCTGCAGTTTGCCATTTTTACAATTCGGGTAAAGTTGAAATTGGCAAAAGCTACACAGGTTGGGATGCTTTTGTAAAGCAAAATCAGGATAAAGTCAGGTAG
- a CDS encoding glycosyltransferase: MDLPPTPKGTTKLSIYKELFLPLSRTYGTRMIFFSILITALYCLLIGALYIGWRRIPEVEKIYSEPEKRFSVIIPYRNEAQNLPGLFLSLSKIVYPEELFEIILIDDESGDDSEPLCISFKEDHPHLRVKLLNNLRKTNSPKKDAINEGIKYSQYEYIITTDADCVVGELWLNHFNNSLVKSGASFIAGLSRLSSFKRDEIFSGFSENGFYESAGSGGRRIWVEFAIYVQWCKPML, encoded by the coding sequence GTGGATTTACCGCCTACTCCAAAAGGCACTACAAAGCTAAGCATTTATAAGGAGCTATTCTTACCTTTAAGCCGCACTTACGGCACCCGGATGATCTTCTTTTCAATTCTTATTACAGCTTTATATTGCCTGCTCATTGGAGCCCTATATATTGGCTGGAGAAGGATTCCTGAAGTTGAAAAAATATATTCAGAACCTGAAAAAAGATTTTCGGTCATTATCCCCTATCGAAACGAAGCTCAAAATCTTCCCGGCTTATTTTTATCCCTTTCTAAAATTGTATACCCGGAAGAACTGTTTGAAATTATTCTTATAGATGATGAATCCGGTGATGATTCTGAACCACTCTGCATCTCATTTAAGGAGGATCATCCTCACCTTAGGGTGAAGCTTCTTAACAACTTAAGAAAAACAAATTCGCCCAAAAAAGATGCTATTAATGAAGGAATAAAATATTCCCAATATGAATATATTATAACTACTGATGCGGATTGTGTAGTTGGTGAACTTTGGCTGAATCATTTCAACAACAGCCTTGTTAAGAGTGGCGCCAGTTTTATAGCTGGACTTAGTAGATTATCTTCCTTCAAAAGGGATGAAATATTTTCAGGCTTTTCAGAAAATGGATTTTATGAGTCTGCAGGCAGCGGGGGCAGGAGGATTTGGGTTGAATTTGCCATTTATGTGCAATGGTGCAAACCTATGTTATAA
- a CDS encoding sialate O-acetylesterase, which translates to MKQVLVIFTLILTASISTCLAEVKLPEIISDGLVLQRNAEIPVWGWADPDERISLTFKGKEYKTRASAGGKWSIKLPKMKAGGPFTMIIAGKNRIEVKDVLIGDVWLAAGQSNMVHQMDIHDVTYAREIATANYPEIRHFKVPTATALSGPQKDLPGGEWQKAVGEELRPFSAVAYFFAKKIYEKHQIPIGLINASVGGTPIEAWIPEEGFNTFPEISEIIKENKDTAFVNNQMRNPSSFNQPSSKSSDKGLTGEVPWFDVNFTPKNWRRINIPGYWEDQGVRDLNGVVWYRREIELPESMAGNEATVFLGRIVDADELYINGTKVGNTTYQYPQRRYDVPADLLKSGKNTFVIRVTNNSGKGGFVPDKPYYIFTNKDTVDLKGYWQYKVGEVFAPFDYSFFSRNNEDEPRPRRINPQNEPTALYNAMVAPFTKISLKGILWYQGESNTGNPQTYESYMDALINGWREVFNSSGIPFIYAQLPNFMDVNYMPSESNWAELRESQLKALSSPNTAMTVNIDLGEWNDIHPDNKKDVGERMALAAQKLAYGEDVVFSGPLYKDYKIEGNKVIISFSNIGSGLVTDDGEDPGEFAIAGEDKKFVWAKTKIEGDNVIVWSEDVPNPKYVRYAWADNPDNPNLQNKEGLPASPFRIK; encoded by the coding sequence ATGAAACAAGTACTTGTAATATTCACCTTAATCCTAACAGCTTCTATTTCCACCTGTTTAGCAGAAGTAAAACTTCCCGAAATTATTAGCGACGGTCTTGTACTTCAAAGGAATGCCGAAATTCCTGTATGGGGATGGGCCGATCCTGACGAGCGAATTAGCCTCACTTTTAAGGGAAAGGAGTATAAAACGAGGGCATCGGCCGGGGGGAAATGGAGTATTAAGCTCCCCAAAATGAAAGCGGGAGGTCCCTTTACTATGATTATTGCAGGTAAGAATAGAATTGAAGTTAAAGATGTATTGATAGGTGATGTTTGGCTTGCCGCAGGACAATCTAATATGGTACATCAAATGGACATCCATGATGTTACATATGCCCGGGAGATTGCCACAGCCAATTATCCTGAAATACGGCATTTTAAAGTGCCTACTGCCACCGCACTTTCAGGACCTCAAAAGGATCTTCCCGGTGGGGAATGGCAAAAAGCAGTGGGTGAAGAATTGAGACCATTCTCTGCTGTCGCATATTTTTTCGCAAAAAAGATCTATGAAAAGCATCAAATTCCGATAGGACTAATTAACGCAAGTGTTGGCGGTACTCCCATCGAGGCCTGGATACCTGAAGAAGGATTTAATACATTTCCGGAAATTTCAGAAATTATTAAAGAAAATAAGGACACTGCATTTGTAAATAATCAAATGAGAAATCCTTCATCCTTTAACCAACCCTCAAGTAAATCATCAGACAAAGGTTTAACTGGAGAAGTACCCTGGTTTGATGTGAATTTTACACCAAAGAACTGGAGGAGAATAAACATTCCCGGATATTGGGAAGATCAGGGAGTGAGAGATTTAAACGGAGTGGTTTGGTATCGCCGGGAAATAGAACTTCCTGAATCCATGGCAGGTAACGAAGCTACAGTATTCCTTGGGCGAATTGTGGACGCTGATGAGTTATACATTAACGGTACCAAAGTGGGAAATACCACTTATCAATATCCGCAAAGAAGATATGACGTTCCGGCTGACCTGCTCAAATCCGGTAAGAACACTTTTGTTATAAGAGTAACCAATAACTCAGGTAAAGGCGGTTTCGTACCGGACAAGCCCTATTACATTTTTACAAATAAAGATACTGTAGATCTTAAGGGGTATTGGCAGTACAAAGTGGGAGAAGTATTTGCTCCATTTGACTATTCCTTCTTTTCAAGAAATAATGAGGATGAGCCGCGGCCAAGAAGGATAAATCCTCAGAACGAACCCACGGCACTCTATAACGCCATGGTAGCTCCCTTTACCAAAATTTCATTAAAAGGAATTCTTTGGTACCAGGGGGAGAGCAATACGGGAAACCCTCAAACTTATGAGTCCTATATGGATGCTCTCATCAATGGCTGGAGAGAGGTCTTTAATTCATCTGGTATTCCTTTTATTTATGCGCAGCTACCTAATTTCATGGATGTAAATTACATGCCTTCGGAAAGTAATTGGGCTGAATTAAGGGAATCTCAACTTAAGGCTCTCTCTTCCCCCAATACCGCTATGACAGTGAATATAGATTTAGGAGAATGGAATGACATACATCCTGACAACAAGAAAGACGTGGGAGAACGGATGGCCCTTGCCGCTCAAAAACTTGCTTATGGAGAGGATGTCGTTTTCTCTGGGCCTCTTTATAAAGATTATAAAATCGAAGGAAATAAAGTAATAATTTCATTTTCTAATATTGGTAGCGGCCTGGTTACAGATGATGGTGAGGATCCAGGTGAGTTTGCAATCGCAGGAGAGGATAAAAAATTTGTTTGGGCAAAAACGAAGATAGAAGGTGACAACGTGATCGTTTGGAGTGAAGATGTTCCAAATCCAAAATACGTCCGTTATGCCTGGGCAGATAATCCCGACAATCCTAATTTGCAAAATAAAGAAGGATTGCCTGCATCTCCATTCAGGATCAAGTAA
- a CDS encoding glycosyltransferase family 2 protein: MKYFQAFQKMDFMSLQAAGAGGFGLNLPFMCNGANLCYKKTAFLEVEGFSGNENISSGDDVFLLQKFTAHHFPVAFLKSREATVFTKPQPDINSLISQRIRWAAKTPAYKSFFAKTLGLVILLMNLWILTGGIFVLFDSVDPEVLVLSFFLKFIFDLLLIFQAAKFFRRRDVLQHFLWSSILYPFFSVYVVVLSLFKGFEWKGRRFVR; this comes from the coding sequence ATGAAATATTTTCAGGCTTTTCAGAAAATGGATTTTATGAGTCTGCAGGCAGCGGGGGCAGGAGGATTTGGGTTGAATTTGCCATTTATGTGCAATGGTGCAAACCTATGTTATAAAAAAACCGCTTTTTTAGAAGTTGAAGGATTTTCAGGAAATGAAAATATTTCCAGTGGGGATGATGTTTTTTTACTTCAAAAATTCACTGCACATCATTTTCCTGTAGCTTTTCTAAAATCGAGAGAGGCAACGGTTTTTACCAAACCTCAACCTGATATTAATTCATTAATTTCTCAACGCATTCGCTGGGCAGCAAAAACACCTGCATATAAAAGCTTCTTTGCAAAAACTCTCGGCCTGGTGATCCTGCTTATGAATCTGTGGATATTGACAGGTGGAATTTTTGTATTATTTGACTCTGTTGACCCGGAAGTTTTGGTTTTAAGCTTTTTCCTGAAGTTCATTTTCGATCTGCTTTTAATTTTTCAGGCAGCAAAATTTTTCAGAAGAAGAGATGTCCTACAGCACTTTCTTTGGAGTAGTATTCTTTACCCATTCTTTTCTGTTTACGTAGTTGTACTTTCTCTTTTTAAAGGATTTGAGTGGAAAGGCAGAAGGTTTGTAAGGTAG